A single region of the Streptomyces virginiae genome encodes:
- a CDS encoding DUF4097 family beta strand repeat-containing protein, with amino-acid sequence MAEQSPESSSPTTWHFAEAQKLTFGEPVTELRVRLVSGTVNVVAAEEGPARLEVTEVDGPPLYVVQDGGTLTVSYEDLPWNGSQGLKQWFETKPWKAWAGSASGRKAWERSVAITLTVPAATQVHVAAVGAAVFVSGISGGTDVNTVSGDATLVGLSGRVKAHTVSGSVEAQSVSGEFGFHSVSGGLTVVDGSGGNVRADSVSGDMLIDLAADPAAPEPVDIFLNSVSGQVAIRLPHPADAKVEANTATGRVSNAFEDLRVSGQMGAKRITGTLGSGAGTLRATTVSGSIALLRRPQADAEGPAAPLTLDKKVL; translated from the coding sequence ATGGCAGAGCAGTCGCCCGAGTCGTCGTCGCCGACGACGTGGCACTTCGCCGAAGCGCAGAAGCTCACCTTCGGGGAGCCGGTGACCGAGCTCCGCGTCCGCCTCGTGAGCGGCACGGTGAACGTGGTCGCCGCCGAGGAGGGACCGGCCCGCCTGGAAGTGACCGAGGTGGACGGACCGCCGCTGTACGTCGTACAGGACGGCGGCACGCTGACCGTCTCCTACGAGGACCTGCCCTGGAACGGCTCCCAGGGCCTCAAGCAGTGGTTCGAGACCAAGCCGTGGAAGGCCTGGGCCGGTTCCGCCTCCGGCCGCAAGGCCTGGGAGCGCAGCGTCGCGATCACCCTTACCGTGCCCGCCGCCACGCAGGTCCACGTGGCAGCGGTCGGCGCCGCCGTCTTCGTCTCCGGCATCTCCGGCGGCACGGACGTCAACACGGTCTCCGGCGACGCCACCCTGGTCGGGCTGTCCGGCCGGGTCAAGGCGCACACCGTGTCCGGCAGCGTCGAGGCCCAGTCCGTCTCCGGCGAGTTCGGCTTCCACTCCGTCTCCGGCGGCCTGACGGTGGTCGACGGCTCGGGCGGCAACGTACGGGCCGACTCGGTCAGCGGTGACATGCTCATCGACCTCGCCGCGGACCCGGCCGCCCCCGAGCCGGTGGACATCTTCCTCAACTCCGTCTCCGGGCAGGTCGCGATCCGCCTCCCGCACCCCGCCGACGCCAAGGTCGAGGCCAACACCGCCACCGGGCGCGTCTCCAACGCCTTCGAGGACCTGCGGGTCTCCGGGCAGATGGGCGCCAAGCGGATCACCGGAACCCTCGGCTCCGGCGCGGGCACCCTGCGGGCGACCACGGTCTCGGGCTCGATCGCGCTGCTGCGCCGCCCGCAGGCCGACGCCGAGGGCCCCGCGGCCCCCCTCACGCTCGACAAGAAGGTGCTCTGA
- a CDS encoding PadR family transcriptional regulator, whose translation MPPVFAHGRLRLYLLKLLDEAPRHGYEVIRLLEERFQGLYAPSAGTVYPRLAKLEAEGLVTHATEGGRKVYSITDAGRAELADRGGELADLEVEIRDSVTELAAEIRDDVRGAAGDLRREMRAAASASATRVEDESWKAAKEDLRKARQEWKEQARRAKDESRRAREEAQQARRQAKEAQERAREEVQRIAGQLQEQFARSGGVLGSLAGAWLGGAPAAGSADASAAGADGDAGRASQWAADLAATGDPARDLDRLLDRFRDEVRDAARDRGVTSAQVAEARRHLEAACGRLGTTFGAGS comes from the coding sequence ATGCCGCCCGTCTTCGCCCATGGCCGACTCCGCCTGTACCTCCTCAAGTTGCTGGACGAGGCCCCGCGTCACGGGTACGAGGTGATCCGCCTGCTGGAGGAGCGCTTCCAGGGCCTGTACGCGCCCTCCGCGGGCACCGTGTACCCGCGACTGGCGAAGCTGGAGGCCGAGGGCCTGGTCACGCACGCCACCGAGGGCGGGCGCAAGGTGTACTCGATCACCGACGCCGGCCGGGCCGAACTGGCCGACCGCGGCGGCGAACTGGCCGACCTGGAAGTGGAGATCCGCGACTCGGTGACCGAACTCGCCGCCGAGATCCGCGACGACGTCCGGGGTGCGGCCGGTGACCTGCGCCGCGAGATGCGGGCCGCGGCCTCGGCCTCGGCGACCCGGGTCGAGGACGAGTCCTGGAAGGCCGCCAAGGAGGACCTGCGCAAGGCGCGACAGGAGTGGAAGGAACAGGCCCGCCGGGCGAAGGACGAGAGCCGCCGGGCCCGTGAGGAGGCGCAGCAGGCCCGCCGCCAGGCCAAGGAGGCCCAGGAGCGGGCCCGCGAGGAGGTCCAGCGCATCGCGGGCCAGCTGCAGGAGCAGTTCGCCAGGTCCGGGGGAGTCCTGGGCAGCCTGGCGGGAGCCTGGCTCGGCGGGGCGCCTGCCGCGGGCTCGGCCGATGCCTCGGCTGCGGGCGCGGACGGGGACGCGGGGCGGGCTTCGCAGTGGGCCGCGGATCTCGCGGCCACCGGTGATCCCGCCCGGGACCTCGACCGGCTGCTCGACCGTTTCCGCGACGAGGTGCGCGACGCGGCCCGGGACCGGGGGGTGACCTCCGCCCAGGTGGCCGAGGCCCGCCGGCACCTCGAAGCCGCCTGTGGCCGACTGGGAACCACGTTCGGCGCCGGGTCGTAG
- a CDS encoding Clp protease N-terminal domain-containing protein gives MFERFTRDARSTVTGAVTEARRSGAATVTEEHLLLSLLALGSLDPLGVDHAAVTADLTAARRRGGMSRADEEALAGLGIDLTEIVSRIEETHGEGVLATPAPRRRTLGASLRSALGRADTDDRTGSYHVPFTEGSKKVLEQSLRIALGRKDNHIGTLHLLLALLSRPGTVAEVLSDHGVTYDTAETTLAA, from the coding sequence ATGTTCGAACGCTTCACCCGCGACGCCCGGTCCACCGTGACCGGGGCGGTGACCGAGGCCCGGCGGAGCGGCGCCGCCACCGTGACCGAGGAACACCTGCTGCTCTCCCTGCTGGCCCTCGGATCCCTGGACCCGCTCGGCGTGGACCACGCGGCGGTGACCGCCGACCTCACGGCCGCCCGCCGCCGGGGCGGCATGTCCCGGGCGGACGAGGAGGCGCTGGCCGGGCTCGGGATCGACCTCACCGAGATCGTCTCGCGCATCGAGGAGACCCACGGAGAGGGCGTCCTCGCGACCCCGGCGCCCCGCAGGCGGACCCTGGGCGCCTCGCTCCGCTCCGCCCTCGGCCGGGCGGACACGGACGACCGCACCGGCAGCTACCACGTGCCCTTCACCGAGGGGTCGAAGAAGGTGCTGGAGCAGTCCCTACGGATCGCCCTGGGCCGCAAGGACAACCACATCGGCACCCTGCACCTGCTCCTGGCCCTGCTCTCCCGCCCCGGCACCGTCGCCGAGGTCCTGTCGGACCACGGCGTCACCTACGACACGGCCGAAACCACCCTGGCCGCCTGA
- a CDS encoding helix-turn-helix domain-containing protein: protein MTEATDLAERAGDRDPRVGLRAVAALRRLLEQLEALQVRSARAQGWSWQEIAAELGVSRQAVHKKYGRL from the coding sequence ATGACCGAAGCCACTGATCTCGCCGAGCGGGCCGGTGACCGTGACCCGCGCGTGGGCCTGCGTGCCGTGGCCGCCCTCCGCAGGCTGCTGGAGCAGCTGGAGGCCCTACAGGTACGCAGCGCCCGCGCGCAGGGATGGTCCTGGCAGGAGATCGCGGCCGAGCTGGGCGTCAGCCGGCAGGCCGTGCACAAGAAATACGGGAGGCTCTGA